One window of the Anaeromyxobacter dehalogenans 2CP-C genome contains the following:
- the arr gene encoding NAD(+)--rifampin ADP-ribosyltransferase, with product MVGEVTGWPLYHGTRADLRRGDLIEPGRLANFGAAPRTANHVYFTRTLDAATWGAELAAGEGRGRIYLVEPTGPFEDDPNLTNKKFRGNPTKSFRSRSPLRVTGELTTWQGHTPEAVQARKDGLARLQQLGDVVIDD from the coding sequence GTGGTCGGCGAGGTCACCGGGTGGCCGCTCTATCACGGCACGCGCGCCGACCTGCGCCGCGGGGATCTGATCGAACCGGGGCGCCTCGCCAACTTCGGAGCGGCGCCGAGAACGGCGAACCACGTCTACTTCACCCGCACGCTGGACGCGGCCACCTGGGGCGCGGAGCTGGCCGCCGGCGAGGGACGCGGCCGGATCTATCTCGTCGAACCGACCGGGCCCTTCGAGGACGACCCGAACCTGACCAACAAGAAGTTCAGGGGCAATCCGACCAAGTCCTTCCGCTCGCGCAGCCCGCTGCGCGTGACGGGCGAGCTGACGACGTGGCAAGGGCACACGCCGGAGGCCGTCCAGGCCAGGAAGGATGGGCTGGCGCGGCTCCAGCAACTCGGGGACGTCGTGATCGACGATTAG
- a CDS encoding phospholipase D family protein codes for MNVETVTTSDRSLLHAVRATLNDAEEAFLCVAFVQEKGLHLLQNELEALRARNARSRLLVTTTFQTTTPSALSMAAGLGLDVRVLNPGGRTFHPKLYLGSSRVVARAVVGSANLTGGLATNLEAAVAMHGVREDVPLARAWDWAEALWSDDRVERWTPQAAERVEEPFEPDLYRALRAEVQRSPVFMTLGPRPCKNRVVELTPVEVHVETERSRGRTGGAEPIPAWMFNLAWDRLRTHGTLSNSVLLNDLRVHRSSAVCAMLARLPRVERASRILASTPLTMR; via the coding sequence ATGAACGTCGAGACGGTGACCACGAGCGACCGGTCGCTGCTGCATGCAGTCCGGGCGACGCTGAACGATGCGGAGGAAGCGTTCCTCTGTGTCGCGTTCGTCCAGGAGAAGGGCCTTCATCTGCTCCAGAACGAGCTCGAGGCGCTGCGGGCCCGCAATGCGCGCTCGCGGCTCCTCGTGACGACGACGTTTCAGACGACGACTCCGTCTGCGCTGTCGATGGCGGCCGGTCTTGGACTCGATGTTCGCGTGCTGAATCCAGGCGGCCGGACTTTCCACCCCAAGCTGTACCTCGGTTCGAGCCGCGTCGTCGCACGGGCTGTCGTGGGCTCCGCGAACCTGACCGGGGGACTCGCCACGAACCTCGAGGCCGCCGTCGCGATGCATGGTGTGCGTGAGGACGTGCCGCTCGCGCGAGCATGGGACTGGGCGGAGGCGCTGTGGTCGGACGACCGCGTCGAGCGGTGGACACCGCAGGCCGCTGAGCGCGTCGAGGAGCCCTTCGAGCCGGATCTCTACCGGGCGCTGCGCGCCGAGGTGCAGCGGTCTCCCGTGTTCATGACGCTCGGACCGCGACCTTGCAAGAACCGAGTCGTGGAGCTCACGCCGGTCGAGGTCCACGTCGAGACGGAGCGGTCTCGCGGCCGCACGGGCGGCGCCGAGCCCATCCCGGCCTGGATGTTCAATCTCGCGTGGGATCGCCTGCGCACGCACGGCACCTTGTCCAATTCCGTGCTCCTCAACGATTTGCGGGTGCATCGGTCGAGCGCAGTCTGCGCCATGTTGGCCAGGCTTCCGCGGGTCGAGCGTGCTTCGCGAATACTAGCAAGCACACCCTTGACGATGCGCTGA
- a CDS encoding DUF3427 domain-containing protein: MTKRLPAGVYDLLLSTSTTDALAGLAASERSVRQPLDAAAAHERLARYFAAELERTLRALPKDGGPASQAELVNELLGVLRTKVDSEALEGTSLVVPPELLLAIHPPPAPPARPTVPLGVSTLLTHARNEPRLGAELAAEIESADAVDMLVSFIKWHGWRRLRSAFEAFARAGKKLRVLTTTYMGATDREALDAIARLPGAEVRVSFDARRTRLHAKAWQFHRATGFSSVYVGSANVSSAALSDGIEWNLKASEVESRAIVEKFRGAFASLWEDGEFEPYHPDQPDAVRRLQAALSSERGERGAATPFFFDLRPYEYQRAILEKLRVEREEHGRWKNLVVAATGTGKTMIAAFDYAAQVKDGVRPRLLFVAHREEILEQALHAFRNVLRDHSFGELLKGGSTPGSYEHLFATIQSLDRKDLPAALGRDYWHTVIVDEFHHAAAKTYGRLLEAVAPKILLGLTATPERADGLDVLGWFDHHVAADIRLWHALEKQLLAPFEYYGVADGVSLEGVEWRRGGYDLGGLDKVYTGNDERARLVLSKLRELHGHPETARGLGFCVSVAHAEFMARKFTEAGIPSLVIHGATDADERDEAPRKLERGEVAFLFTCDLYNEGVDLPFVDTLLLLRPTESATLFLQQLGRGLRLHPGKTQALVLDFIGQQRAEYRFDRKLTAMTGIPRGHLQRAVQGGFPTLPSGCHLQLERVARDIVLDNLRQAIRGGQARLAQELKALARERPRITLAEFLDATGRELDDVYSSSVRGWTTLRRAAGLLPAEGSEEEERTSRRMGNLAHIDEPERLRLYRRLAVEPTARLDADDERTRRRLLMLAIRLFNGAASSIEALLAPLLSSAPLREELAELCDVLDERVAVGSRVADVPPDWPLAVHRTYAREEVFAAVGKSTVEKRVFSMEGVHRMTDQKVQLFFVTIDKSTSGRFSPTTSYEDYAISPTLFHWQSQSTTSESSPTGQAYIDGHRQGWRFYLFARPTVDDQFTFLGPVRYRSHQGSRPMSITWELEAPIPPAFFEAYATLRAG; the protein is encoded by the coding sequence ATGACGAAGCGCCTCCCCGCCGGCGTCTACGACCTCCTCCTCAGCACCTCCACGACGGACGCGCTCGCGGGCCTCGCCGCCTCCGAGCGCTCCGTGCGCCAGCCGCTGGACGCCGCCGCCGCGCACGAGCGCCTCGCGCGATACTTCGCGGCCGAGCTCGAGCGGACGCTGCGGGCGCTCCCGAAGGACGGCGGTCCGGCGAGCCAGGCCGAGCTCGTGAACGAGCTGCTGGGCGTCCTCAGGACGAAGGTGGACTCGGAGGCGCTCGAGGGGACGTCGCTCGTGGTGCCTCCCGAGCTGCTCCTCGCCATCCACCCGCCGCCAGCGCCGCCCGCGCGGCCCACCGTTCCCCTCGGCGTCTCGACGCTCCTCACCCACGCCCGGAACGAGCCCCGCCTCGGCGCGGAGCTCGCCGCCGAGATCGAGAGCGCCGACGCGGTCGACATGCTGGTGTCGTTCATCAAGTGGCACGGCTGGCGGCGGCTCCGGAGCGCGTTCGAGGCGTTCGCGCGGGCCGGGAAGAAGCTGAGGGTCCTCACCACCACGTACATGGGCGCGACCGACCGGGAGGCGCTGGACGCGATCGCGCGCCTCCCCGGCGCCGAGGTCCGCGTCTCGTTCGACGCGCGCCGGACCCGGCTGCACGCGAAGGCGTGGCAGTTCCATCGAGCGACCGGGTTCAGCTCGGTGTACGTCGGCTCGGCGAACGTCTCGTCCGCGGCGCTGTCCGACGGCATCGAGTGGAACCTGAAGGCGAGCGAGGTCGAGTCCCGCGCCATCGTCGAGAAGTTCCGGGGTGCGTTCGCCTCGCTGTGGGAGGATGGCGAGTTCGAGCCGTACCACCCCGACCAGCCGGACGCGGTGCGCAGGCTGCAGGCGGCGCTGTCGTCGGAGCGAGGGGAGCGCGGGGCCGCGACGCCATTCTTCTTCGACCTGCGTCCGTACGAGTACCAGCGGGCCATCCTGGAGAAGCTCCGGGTCGAGCGCGAGGAGCACGGGCGCTGGAAGAACCTGGTCGTCGCCGCGACCGGGACCGGCAAGACCATGATCGCCGCGTTCGACTACGCGGCCCAGGTGAAGGACGGCGTCCGGCCGCGCCTCCTGTTCGTCGCGCACCGCGAGGAGATCCTCGAGCAGGCGCTGCACGCCTTCCGCAACGTCCTGCGCGACCACAGCTTCGGCGAGCTCCTCAAGGGCGGTTCGACGCCGGGGTCGTACGAGCACCTCTTCGCCACCATCCAGAGCCTCGACCGCAAGGACCTCCCCGCGGCGCTCGGCCGCGACTACTGGCACACGGTCATCGTGGACGAGTTCCACCACGCCGCCGCGAAGACGTATGGGCGGCTGCTCGAGGCGGTGGCGCCGAAGATCCTGCTCGGACTCACCGCGACCCCCGAGCGCGCCGACGGGCTCGACGTCCTCGGCTGGTTCGATCACCACGTCGCCGCGGACATCCGGCTGTGGCACGCGCTCGAGAAGCAGCTGCTCGCGCCGTTCGAGTACTACGGCGTCGCCGACGGCGTCTCGCTGGAGGGGGTGGAGTGGCGGCGAGGCGGGTACGACCTCGGCGGCCTCGACAAGGTCTACACCGGCAACGACGAGCGGGCGCGCCTGGTGCTCTCGAAGCTGAGGGAGCTCCACGGCCACCCCGAGACCGCGCGAGGCCTCGGCTTCTGTGTCTCGGTCGCGCACGCGGAGTTCATGGCGCGGAAGTTCACCGAGGCCGGCATCCCGTCGCTCGTCATCCACGGCGCGACCGACGCCGATGAGCGCGACGAGGCTCCGCGCAAGCTCGAGCGCGGCGAGGTCGCGTTCCTGTTCACCTGCGACCTCTACAACGAGGGCGTCGACCTGCCGTTCGTCGACACGCTGCTCCTGCTCCGGCCCACCGAGAGCGCGACCCTGTTCCTGCAGCAGCTCGGGCGCGGGCTGCGGCTGCATCCCGGGAAGACGCAGGCGCTCGTCCTCGACTTCATCGGCCAGCAGCGGGCGGAGTATCGGTTCGATCGCAAGCTCACCGCCATGACCGGGATCCCGCGCGGCCACCTCCAGCGCGCGGTCCAGGGCGGGTTCCCGACCTTGCCCTCCGGATGTCATCTCCAGCTCGAGCGCGTCGCACGCGACATCGTGCTCGACAACCTGAGGCAAGCCATCCGCGGCGGCCAGGCTCGGCTCGCGCAGGAGCTGAAGGCGCTCGCGCGGGAGCGGCCCCGGATCACGCTCGCCGAGTTCCTGGATGCGACCGGCCGCGAGCTGGACGACGTCTACTCGAGCAGCGTCCGAGGCTGGACGACCCTGCGCCGCGCCGCCGGGCTCTTGCCGGCGGAGGGGTCCGAAGAGGAGGAGCGCACGTCCAGGCGGATGGGAAACCTCGCGCACATCGACGAGCCCGAGCGGCTGCGGCTCTACCGGCGGCTCGCGGTCGAGCCGACGGCGCGGCTAGACGCCGACGATGAGCGGACCCGCCGGCGCCTCCTGATGCTCGCGATCCGCCTCTTCAACGGCGCGGCGTCGTCGATCGAGGCGCTGCTCGCGCCGCTGCTCTCGAGCGCACCGCTTCGCGAGGAGCTCGCTGAGCTCTGCGACGTGCTCGACGAGCGGGTTGCCGTCGGGTCCCGCGTGGCGGACGTCCCGCCAGACTGGCCGCTCGCCGTTCACCGCACCTACGCACGCGAGGAGGTCTTCGCCGCCGTCGGGAAGTCCACCGTCGAGAAGCGCGTCTTCTCCATGGAGGGCGTGCACCGGATGACGGACCAGAAGGTGCAGCTCTTCTTCGTCACCATCGACAAGTCCACGAGCGGTCGGTTCTCGCCCACGACCTCGTACGAGGACTACGCCATCTCGCCCACCCTGTTTCACTGGCAATCGCAGAGCACGACGAGCGAGAGCTCGCCCACCGGACAGGCCTACATCGACGGGCACCGGCAGGGCTGGCGGTTCTACCTGTTCGCGCGGCCTACCGTGGACGACCAGTTCACGTTCCTGGGTCCCGTCCGCTACCGCTCGCACCAGGGGAGCCGACCCATGAGCATCACCTGGGAGCTGGAGGCGCCGATCCCGCCGGCGTTCTTCGAGGCGTACGCGACGCTGCGGGCGGGGTAG
- a CDS encoding DUF6979 family protein translates to MGKYGNAALRATELVSNRTCRAPSDAWSIAIKELFPSSPSSQKKACPKGAYLGLCEEGLILGVPRGSYTRSDDNKRYAVDAVQLLRREPDLADASARDSGATNLWLLVMRGKRKTPNHQMDVVLSLWNHGLIAGSRTPR, encoded by the coding sequence ATGGGGAAGTATGGGAATGCGGCGTTGCGCGCGACTGAGCTGGTCTCTAACCGTACGTGTAGAGCTCCATCGGACGCTTGGAGCATCGCCATCAAGGAGCTCTTTCCGAGCAGCCCGAGCTCTCAGAAGAAGGCATGCCCTAAAGGCGCGTATCTCGGGTTGTGCGAGGAAGGGCTCATCCTCGGGGTACCGCGTGGCAGTTACACGCGCAGCGACGATAACAAGCGGTACGCCGTTGATGCCGTCCAACTCCTGCGACGAGAGCCCGACCTTGCTGATGCTTCGGCGCGCGACAGCGGCGCCACGAATCTCTGGCTGCTCGTCATGCGCGGCAAAAGGAAGACCCCGAACCACCAGATGGATGTCGTGCTGTCCCTGTGGAACCACGGCCTGATCGCGGGCAGCCGTACGCCTCGTTGA
- a CDS encoding YybH family protein encodes MESTQAVGTPDTSAEPSLETSLRKFNEAFNRFDAKQVAACWVENGTLISPMGEIGRGRSGVETTYRHDCESVLQGTTSRFSIQSVRRLGGDLALLDLDHELQNARLPSGSRGTLKLHVVMLAQRSGSGWQWVDARPYLFASPPPSVH; translated from the coding sequence ATGGAATCGACGCAAGCAGTGGGGACGCCGGACACCAGCGCGGAGCCGTCGCTCGAGACCTCACTCCGCAAGTTCAACGAAGCGTTCAACCGGTTCGACGCGAAGCAGGTCGCCGCCTGCTGGGTCGAGAACGGGACGCTGATCTCGCCGATGGGCGAGATCGGGCGCGGCCGGTCCGGGGTCGAGACGACGTACCGCCACGACTGCGAGAGCGTGCTCCAGGGCACGACCTCGCGGTTCTCGATCCAGTCGGTGCGGCGCCTCGGGGGCGACCTCGCGTTGCTGGATCTCGACCACGAGCTCCAGAACGCCAGGCTGCCGAGCGGATCCAGGGGCACGCTGAAGCTGCACGTCGTCATGCTCGCGCAGCGGAGCGGGAGCGGGTGGCAGTGGGTGGACGCGCGCCCCTACCTGTTCGCCAGCCCACCGCCCTCGGTCCACTGA
- the dgt gene encoding dGTP triphosphohydrolase: MEAERAERWKRLLRTTRLFHDPLQPVTEGRSDFERDHDRVVFSSAFRRLKDKTQVFPLSPSDYTRTRLTHSLEASCVGRSLGQEALLALRRAGRLADSESPGIATLVATACLAHDIGNPPFGHSGEDAICTWAISHRDVLRLPAPEQTDLEQFEGNAQGFRIMSRLTNRLRRGGIQPTLALLGAMTKYPRSSTPSRPPTDGRASEKKYGFFQDDQEAALHSFSELGMVERVPGMFVRHPLAFLTEAADDICYVVMDLEDAFKLKLVSFDTASDWLKRLTADPKPSKGEFRASSELSRLRASAVHSMTMACAKVFEDNLDGIEDGTFDTPLIAATAFANDYKALKRFEQEHVYTDERALQIEYAGYETLAGLLTAFCDAALSDKATRSQEKLLRLLPEDSFDRPDVAKNDRASLTRYQRVLAMTDFVSGMTDSYAVELYQKLSGIKLPA, encoded by the coding sequence ATGGAAGCGGAGCGGGCGGAAAGATGGAAGCGACTGCTGAGAACGACCCGCTTGTTTCACGATCCGCTCCAGCCAGTCACCGAGGGCCGGTCCGACTTCGAACGCGACCACGACCGAGTGGTGTTCTCTAGCGCATTCAGGCGACTGAAGGACAAGACGCAAGTATTCCCGTTGTCGCCTTCTGACTACACGCGAACCAGGCTCACGCATAGCCTGGAAGCGTCGTGCGTTGGACGCTCCCTCGGACAGGAGGCGCTCCTCGCGCTTCGGCGTGCCGGGCGCCTCGCGGACTCAGAGTCCCCGGGAATCGCGACACTCGTCGCGACGGCTTGCCTCGCACATGACATCGGAAACCCTCCATTCGGCCACTCAGGTGAGGACGCCATCTGCACGTGGGCGATCTCCCACCGCGACGTACTGAGGCTCCCGGCCCCGGAACAAACCGACCTCGAGCAGTTCGAGGGTAACGCTCAGGGGTTCCGCATCATGTCGCGTCTGACGAATCGGCTACGGCGCGGCGGGATCCAGCCCACCCTCGCCTTGCTCGGCGCGATGACGAAGTACCCGCGATCGTCTACTCCGTCCCGCCCCCCCACCGATGGCCGCGCATCAGAGAAGAAGTACGGCTTCTTTCAGGACGATCAGGAAGCGGCGCTGCACTCATTCAGCGAACTCGGAATGGTCGAGCGCGTGCCGGGAATGTTCGTGCGCCACCCTCTCGCGTTTCTCACCGAGGCTGCGGACGACATCTGCTACGTCGTCATGGACCTAGAGGACGCGTTCAAGCTGAAGCTGGTCTCGTTCGACACGGCCAGCGACTGGCTGAAACGTCTCACGGCGGACCCGAAACCGTCCAAGGGTGAGTTCCGCGCCAGCTCAGAGCTGTCTCGTCTTCGAGCCAGCGCCGTCCATTCGATGACGATGGCATGCGCCAAGGTGTTCGAAGACAACCTCGATGGAATTGAGGACGGCACGTTCGACACTCCGCTCATCGCCGCCACGGCGTTCGCGAACGACTACAAGGCGCTCAAGCGGTTCGAGCAGGAGCACGTGTACACGGACGAGCGGGCACTGCAGATCGAGTACGCGGGATATGAGACGCTCGCCGGACTGCTGACGGCGTTTTGCGACGCAGCGCTGTCAGACAAGGCGACGCGCAGTCAGGAGAAGCTGCTGCGACTCCTTCCGGAGGACTCATTCGACCGGCCGGACGTGGCTAAGAACGATCGGGCTTCGCTGACGAGGTACCAGCGCGTGCTCGCGATGACGGACTTCGTCTCGGGGATGACGGATTCGTACGCGGTCGAGCTGTACCAGAAGCTTTCCGGCATCAAGCTGCCGGCGTGA
- a CDS encoding HNH endonuclease, which translates to MRGYIATTDHDWFTFLRARQPLEEVNFWQPSAHGFNAPPGTPFFFKLKAPHNAIGGFGIFARYEAATPRLAWDAFGEKNGAVTFDAMATRVGRYARGTGGPAHRIGCIMVATPWFFADGDWVEQPRDWRPNIVSGSGYDLQQGEGRRIWEACRERAARMAPVAAVVNASEPVAERFGQPQLVRPRLGQGTFRVAVTGAYGGACAVSGEHSLPVLEAAHIRPYGADGSHDVANGLLLRADIHRLFDTGYVTVTPDHRFVVSRRLAEEWENGKAYYSMEGRTIKLPPRVADRPDAELLRWHNDNVFEQGAA; encoded by the coding sequence GTGCGCGGTTACATCGCCACCACTGACCATGACTGGTTCACGTTCCTTCGCGCGCGTCAGCCGCTGGAGGAGGTGAACTTCTGGCAGCCCTCTGCCCACGGGTTCAATGCGCCACCCGGGACGCCGTTCTTCTTCAAGCTGAAGGCACCGCACAACGCCATCGGCGGCTTCGGCATCTTCGCCCGGTACGAGGCGGCGACTCCGCGCCTCGCCTGGGATGCCTTCGGTGAGAAGAACGGGGCAGTGACGTTCGACGCGATGGCGACGAGGGTCGGCCGCTACGCCCGCGGTACCGGCGGCCCGGCGCATCGGATCGGCTGCATCATGGTCGCGACCCCGTGGTTCTTCGCCGACGGGGACTGGGTCGAACAGCCTCGCGACTGGCGGCCAAACATCGTTTCAGGTTCCGGATACGATCTCCAGCAGGGCGAGGGCCGCCGCATCTGGGAGGCCTGCCGCGAGCGAGCCGCCCGGATGGCTCCGGTCGCGGCGGTCGTGAACGCGAGCGAGCCGGTAGCTGAACGTTTCGGCCAGCCGCAGCTGGTTCGGCCACGTCTCGGCCAGGGAACGTTCCGGGTGGCTGTGACCGGTGCCTACGGCGGCGCCTGCGCCGTGAGCGGCGAGCACTCGCTCCCCGTCCTCGAGGCTGCCCACATCCGGCCGTATGGGGCCGACGGGTCGCACGACGTCGCCAACGGCCTGCTGCTTCGCGCGGATATCCACCGGCTGTTCGACACCGGCTACGTGACCGTGACGCCGGACCATCGGTTCGTGGTGAGCCGCCGACTCGCAGAGGAGTGGGAGAACGGCAAGGCGTACTACTCGATGGAGGGGCGCACCATCAAGCTGCCGCCTCGTGTGGCCGATCGGCCGGATGCGGAACTGCTCCGCTGGCACAACGACAACGTGTTCGAGCAGGGGGCCGCGTGA
- a CDS encoding DUF4395 domain-containing protein — MQPLSVTRRRLEAQGFLGLDDAALTEIGPWMRWSPVLCTLVMATGTLLASPAVLWTLAVIAALGAALPFHPFDLLYNHLVRRLTRTRPLPHHAIQRRFACGLAAVWLLGTGLAFREGAMALGYVLGAMLTAVAGILSVTHFCIPSLVFNALFRRRTVASAYAARGARG, encoded by the coding sequence ATGCAGCCACTGTCCGTCACACGCCGCCGGCTCGAGGCTCAGGGCTTCCTCGGCCTCGACGACGCCGCGCTCACCGAGATCGGGCCCTGGATGAGATGGTCGCCCGTGCTCTGCACCCTCGTCATGGCGACCGGGACGCTCCTGGCGTCCCCCGCCGTGCTCTGGACGCTCGCCGTGATCGCGGCGCTCGGCGCCGCGCTCCCGTTCCACCCGTTCGATCTCCTCTACAATCACCTCGTCCGGCGCCTCACCCGCACCCGACCGCTGCCGCACCACGCGATCCAGCGCCGGTTCGCGTGCGGGCTGGCGGCGGTCTGGCTCCTCGGGACCGGGCTCGCGTTCCGCGAGGGCGCGATGGCGCTCGGGTACGTACTCGGCGCGATGCTGACCGCGGTCGCCGGGATCCTGAGCGTCACGCACTTCTGCATCCCGTCGCTCGTCTTCAACGCCCTGTTCCGGCGGCGCACGGTCGCGAGCGCCTACGCGGCGCGAGGTGCGCGGGGTTGA